gGCCAAAGAGGAGGCCCAAATCTGTTGGTCCACCTTACATTAATCACTGAAAAGATAATTATATCCTCCTCTTtagaaaaattaggtattagaCATAACTATCCTTACTAATTAGTATTTGAGACAAACAATAATTCTATATGGGTTTTAATACCTAggaatgaaattttgttttggatttgcCCATAGAGGAGGCCCAgattgtgtgtaattttgatgttttttaattacattattgtaaaattaggTACTACTTTTTGGTCTTTGGCTTTATCCTaattagttgaaattggatTCTTATTTTAcaaattagtaaactataCAGTGTGTTAAAATGAAAGCTCTCGTAAAACAACACTTTGGACATCTAAAGTAGAGGTGTCAAACGAGCTGTGCTGGGCCGGCCCACCCCGTTTAGAGTTGGCCCATTTAATAAACAGGCCGTGATGGGCCCATCCATATAAACTTAGGCCATGCTCATGCTGGGCCACTAAACAAGCTGATATGGGCCCTTGTCAAATTTGACTTatgtattgcattttttttgtaatttttttaaacttcatttaaatattttttacaatAATGTATATactaataatatttattatttatttaaaaaaaagggttaataactttataaatagaaatttgcTAGGttattgtttgggttttaaaaattgaaacttgaaaaacaaaataattattttatatataaataaaacattaatttttaatatatattattagagaaaaggAATAGACTTGAATTTTaagatatatatgtaataatattatatattatttttctataaaaacaagtataatttaataaatgggcTTTAAACGGGCCGATTATTGGATTTTGGACCGGCATGGCCCACAATAGGCCACGAGGCAGCCTATTAGACCTAATTACCTCATCCCGGCACGGCCTAAAGATACGGACTGTTCTGTGCCAGGCCTTACTTAAGCAGGCCGTGCTCGAGCCAGCCTAGTCTGTTTGACACCTCTACATCCAATGCGGATGTATTGTTTTGATCTTATTAATTAACAATTGCTAAAGTAATATATCAATATGGATAATGCCCTTCAAGGTTGAAGGAAAATGTTTCCTAACTATTGAAAGCAGATAAGTAGAATACTTGGACAGAGAGACTGTTGTCATTGATGCTTAACAGAAATAATAGAGCATTGTCTGTATGACAGTTAATGTGATGAGAAAACCAGCTACAATGAGAGAAATAATTGCCCAAGGCGAGTGGATATATTTTGCTTCCAATTGCCTTCCATTTGTTCCAGGGATTTTGGTAGAATTTTGTTGAGATCATTACAAACCTCAAGAAAACAATTGCTTTTTATATCCACCCCTTTTGCAATTCTATTAAAGAGAGCAGCCACTTGTTCTTCCTCACCGAGGCCATGTTCAACGATGCCATTCTCCACCAGCAGCTTCACATCCCTTGGGGTATTCACTAAGCAAtccatgaacaaaaaaaaacaaaacaaaaaaaaactcacttaCGTAAATCTCATCCTTGTAGTGGCATTGCTCATATGCAATCGCATTTTTAATGAACATCTCTGCAAAATCGTTGATTCTCAACTTTGGAATCGTAAAAATCCCATGATGACGATCAAATTGCATTTCAAATAAGCTTTGACTTCGGCCCACCTAAAATTTGAGACCTGCTTGATTTAACTCGGACATACTGGGTGGACATGAAAGTTTGTAGCAGAATACATATTCTAGTTTCCTCCGAGTCTTCCCTTCCTTTTAACTTTTGAAATTGCATTCTGTAGACTGTAGTTTTGAGTTCTTATAAGATCAACAAATTGATGTCTTTCTCTGCCAGAAAAAAGTTCTTcaatctccttcaattctttGGTCTTCTCAtcatattttttgaaattgagtAATAGGTACGAGAGGGAAATTATTGAAAGCTTATCAGTAGATTCAAAATAATTGTTTGCATCGAAGAGATCGTCGAGAATGCAAAGTGATAGCTGATATTCCAGCATCCACAGGTCAGACAATACATCACAGACCCTCCATGGTTTACTGCATGTGCAGTCTTCTTCATTTCGGAATCTTCGGAAACTCGACTTCACCAAGAGTTCAATAATGAAGGCTGCATCCACTAGAACCATTTCTACAAACTGATCGCTGGTAAAGACAATGGCTTCTTCATAAGAACTTCTCAGTTTTTGTTCTTGCTTCTTTACTTTCTCTGGATAATCCTCCACGCTTAGTTGGCTTCTTTCTAGAAAATCTCGTAGGTACCTCTTGTTGTGAACCTCTATGACCTTTAAGCGTTCATTTCCATGGTGAAGTAGGCCAATAGAGACTACGTGAGGTGTGAAGACTTTGTCATCTCCCTGTCGTAGTCTCTCGAGAACTCTATAGATACATCGGGAAAGAGGCGAGGAAGAGAAGTTATCCGTGCCGGGTACGCCCGGCTCGTTTAGAGTCGGCCCATTTAATAAACAGGCCGAGCTAGGCTTACCCATTTAGGAAAATCATCAATCCTTGCTCGAGTCCATGATCAAAGCCAATATGGGCTCGGGCCGTGCTCATGATGGGCCAGTAAACAGACTGATATGGGCTCACGCCAAATTTGACTTATGtactgcattttttttttacaacttcatttaaatattttttacaatTATGTATATACTAATAaggtttattatttgtttaaaaaaaaaaagagagatcaataactttatttaaagtacatttaaatagaaaattgctAGATTATTGtttgagttttaaaaatttaaacttgaaaaacaaaatcatatttaatatataaagaaaacattaatttttaatatatattattagagaaaagaaataaacttgaatttaagatatatatatataatagtattatattatttttttctaaaacaagtataatttaataaataggcTATAAATGAGCCATCACAGCCCGTGACGGGCCACAGCCGGGCCCAGCCCATTGGACCTAATTACCTTATCCCGGCACGACCCAAAGATACAGACCATGTTGTACCGAACCTTACTTAAGTGGGCCGTGCTCGGGCAGATTCGTTTGACACCTCTAATCTAAAGGAACAACTCAGTCCCCAAGTGGGGCTAATTGAACCAACTCAGTCCCTATGGTGACTTGTGATATACAGATACAGGAAATGATTTAGTTGCAGTTTAAAACGCATCAAACCAGAGCTTAATATGTAAAGAAGCTCTTGATAGTAATGCATGGCTAGTCTTGtgcaactttattttttgtttccctTTATAAGAACTACGTTTTTACGTTTAATCTCATTAGAATTTCGGAAGTTCAGTACTATACTCTCCACCTCCATCAGACCTAAGAATATTTCAGTGAAGGATTTAAACTCACAACACAGATTGAGCTCAAGGCTTGTATTGCAAATGAAAAATGCAAGGGTCCATATGGATTAAAGTATTTACAATAAggaattttgactttttttagACTGAAATGGTTAACTGAACTTTAGAAATTCTTAAAGCTAATGAAATCCACATAATTTGATATACTCAAAGAGAGAGCCCTAATTTTTTCTAAAGGAAAATCCCTCATGTCTGGCTTTATTTCTGATTTTAACTAGCTTGATAAAGGTGTCACATAGAATCATAACATTCTTTTTGCTTTGCAATAATGAGGTTCTGAATATTGTACAAACAACGTAGTTGTGTTCAAGCTGATACGCTGCTTATGACAATTGGACTTCTAACAATGCAGTTGTGACTTCCATCGTACCAACACAGCGACGCAGACACATGCGATCCCTCTGGCATATCTCTTCCATCAACAGTTACAGTGAAATTCTTCTCCTCATTCAAGGTCTTGAAGGAAAGAACTTCAGGCACCACTTTGATATCAACTTTAGAATTTGTGGAGATCAATGCCTTGTAATTGGAGTTTGCAAGGCCAACATTCTTAACTCTTCTATGAAAGTTGATCGTAAACAATTTCATTGACGTAACATTAGCAGCCATTGAAGGGTAATTGAGATCCTTTGGTGATCCTTTGTCCGAGCCAGTAGGGCAAGTGCTCTTATCTCCCGAAATGAGTCTAATTTTTTCCTCATCCAACATCATGCAAAGGAACTTAATGTAATCTTCTTCAGAAGCTTCGTACACAAGACCGGGGTTTATAGCTCTTACAGGATTGAGATGTCCAGATCCATAAGCAAATTCACCAGGAGAAGTGCTGGTATCATTCATGGGCCAAGCTGTAGTCATAATAGCTGATTTTATGGCTGCTGGAGACCAATCCGGGTGGAACTCTTTAACATATGCAGCTACACCAGCAGCATGGGGGCAAGACATGGAGGTTCCAGATAGTACATTGTATTTTACACGCCTCTCGTCATAAGGGCTGGCCGAGATAGAAGCATTAGGTGAATATGCGGCCACAATATCTATCCCGGGGCCAGTGATATCTGGCTTCAGAATTTCTGGTACAATTCTATTAGGACCGcgtgaagagaaggaagcgaCACGAGGTGCAGCAGGATCTTTTATGATTTCAGTCTTTAGTATCTTGGCTCGAGGATTTCTGGTGGAGTTCTGGTAGGACTTGGCCACAGCATACTCTCGATTGTTTAAACCAGTCGCAGATAGTGGGACAACAGATGCAACATCATCTCTTGAATTGCTTAAAATTGCACCTTTTGCGCCAGCTCGATCAGCCTCAACATATCCACCGGACCAATCACATAGCACAATCTTTTCCTTAACTAAATCAGGGTCTAGGCAGCCTTCTAGACAATACCCGGCAAGGAATTCCGAGCATTGTTTTGAAGCATTTTTTCCATATATCAAAGGATAACTTGATTCATTTGATTCGAAAGAGTTTACTGAAATCCCAACTAGATTAGTTTCATTTCCAAGAACAGCCTTGGTAATGAATTTACGATCTATGCTACTTGCTGCAACCGTAAGAATCCACGGTGCCCCACTTGAGACAGTACCATTTCCAGGACCACTGTTGCCTGCAGATTGTACAGTTAGTATCCCTTTCTTCATTGCATGAAAAGCGCCAATTGCTATAGGATCCGTTTCGAAAGAAGTTGCAACAGTACGTCCAATTGAAATTGTAATGAGGCTAACTCCATCATCAACACAATCGTCGAAAGCAGCCAAGATATCAACCGAACTGCAACCTTGATTAGTGCAGACATTATATGCAGCAATTCTCCCAGCAGGAACTCCTCCTCTTGCAGTACCTCGGGCTAGTCCATAAAAGCTCACATCCTTTACAGCATTTCCTGCTGCCGTTGAGGCAGTGTGGCTTCCATGACCAATTTCATCCCTTGCAGACTCTTCTGATGTGTAAAACCGAGCTCCAATAATCTTGTTATTGCAAGTGAAATTTTGGCCACCTTGGCAAGCACCTTTCCATGTCTTGGGAGGAGGACCAAAACCATCATCTTTAAAGCTATTGGATTCAGGCCAAATTCCACTGTCAATCACGGCCATGACAACATTGCTCTCAACCGTTTTACTTCGAGATATGCTCTCACTGAAGCCCATAAAGTCCCAAGATCTTGTTGTGTGAAGTTGGAAAGTTGTGCTTGGAAAGACAGAGACTACTTCCTTCATGTTAGCAAGCTTTTCTCTCTCGCGGTTGGTGAGCTTGGCAGCAAATCCATTTAAACTCCTTCCATAACTTCTCACCAACACATTTGCAGCAGAACTTCCCTGGACAACCCTTTCTAGTATACCAAGTTGGTGAGACAATGGTGAGTAAAGCTCATCACTAGGAAGTGACCCCAAGTACACAATATGGACCTTTCtatcttcttcatcaatggctgTGCACAACAAGCTCATAGCCAGTGCAAGAATAGGAAAAGCATAAGAATACACGAGAGCTCCATGCTTAGCCATATCGTTCGATGATGACATTCGTAACTGGTGATGAGTACTTTATAAGAAAAGTGATTTAATTCCTTAACCCTATTTCCAAGTTCATATAGGAAGCTGTGCACATTTCATGTACATAAACACACATTTGGATTAGGCGGCTCTGGCCCTAACAATTTCTAAAGATGTTGCAAAAGACAAGATTTGCCCACTCCCCCTGCTCTATGTACAATTTAAGGAATGCAGTAACGGCACTCAACCCACATTCTGCACGCCAAACCAGGAGTACGTGCTCAAATATGTCTTTCCATGTATGTAGGGTAGGATGACAGAGATCCAAACGTTTCAAGAAATTGTTTCAGATTTTACATATATTTGGCTCTGCTGCAATGTAGGAAAGTATCAATAGAAAGCCACAACCTAACTATCACCAAAATAAACGTCATACGAAAacaattcatttttcatttttaaaattttccaacaatcaataaaatttattatgatgttttggCCTTGCCAGTTCCAATTTAATTGGAATTGCACACACATGATCACATCTTCAGCTGTCAACCTAAACACAGTTATCTAAAATGCCTCCTAATCCTCTTCATTAGCTAGGCTCTCTTCAAAACACTTCATATTCATCAAAATTATTTGGAAAAAAGTGAATCctctgtttcctttttttgtttccttaaaCTGTTGAGTTGCccagaaattaagaaaactaaCAAAAGAATAATAACCTCATGCCCTAACAAAAATAACAATGCAATGTTATGACTTTCATACTGATAGAAGCGGTAGAGCCAAAAGACAAAATactgacccaaaaaaaaaacactgtgATTTTTTATGGAAGAAACTCTTATTTGTAGGGAAGTGGTCCAGTGGAAGAGAGAGTTTGCCTGGTTCTCACGTCTCAGTGGTActtgttggcgtgacttgtggatattgacttactttccttacacaccaagaattcctattataattgtaattgatttactttaattcctgatttcctactgtaaatagatttaggaatttattatttacttgcccattcaggtttcgttgtattataaatatgacctcctacaaggagaagaatacacagaaaattcccacaaacaaatattctctcatagttttcatattttagcatggtatcagagcggcgatcttggaattgctgactctagtttcaaaactCCGCCGCCGCTAtgagggttgatgattttttcaaccctcatggaggtagcaccaccgactccttctctcattctcaaccaaccatcgttgagttgagtgcccagatggctccgcccctacagatgcagactttgaccccgaacccgatccagaatcaggatccttttttgacgacctcgaccccgaccccgactatgacgacgacgaccccgaccccgactccgaagacgaccccgacccgcactccgatgatgaccccaaccccgaatttgtctatgattcagaccccgatccagaatcaggatcttcttttgacgaccccgaccccgaccccgactatgacgatgACGACCCTGACCCCGACTCTGAAGACGACCACGACCCCTACttcgatgatgaccccaacctcgaatttgtctatgattcagaccccgattccgatttcgactccgactccggccccgactcatgctcagattccgatccaaattcctactcaacctgtatcctatgcttcttccgctgcacagcttatgacttctagactaacgaccccgacacatggaccaaattgcgcatattgtggtgatccgagacacacttgtgagacttgttttacatcgcatggctaccccgattggtgggctactcttacagatcgaggacaatgcaatatgaccagtaatggtactggttatggattccatacttccgataagattgattccaagagctggataattgattctggtgcaactgatcatatgacgtttgatcctaatgattttctgaatactacacaacctcgacgaacctgtattgcaaatgccaatggtgttacttatcctgtgacaggggctggcactgttgcactctcatcctctctcacactgtctaatactttacttgttccatctttatccactaaattgttgtcagttagtcagcttactgaacaattgaattgttgtgtactcatttacccgagtttttgtttgcttcaggatattcacactaaggagattcttggtcgtggtactaagagaggggggctatattatgtcgatgacttcagtcccggcgtggctaacagtgtgacacattcctttgatagcaaacaaaagcaaatttggttgtggcatcgtcgattgggacatccgtcttttagttatatgaagcatcttataccagatttattctcaggtttcaaagactccgacttcacatgtgatacttgtattttggccaagagtcaccgtgtgccctacccgttgagtacgaacaagtgtactactccatttacattaattcactctgatgtctggggaccttcgcctatcactgctccttctggtgttcgatggtttgtcacattcatcgatgattgtacacggatgacatggctttatttgctgaagaataaaaacgaggtgttttcccgttttcagtccttccacaaacagatgaaaactcaatttaatgctcaaatccagattcttcgctccgacaatggtggagaatttgtcaatcatgactttcagacttacttccaacaacatggaattatccatgagacgacttgtcctcagacaccgcaacaaaatggtgttgctgaacgaaagaatcgacatcttcttgaaaccgcccgagcacttctgattggcgctcatgttcctcgccatcactgggatgatgctattgtcactgcagttcacctgatcaaccgcatgccttctggtgtattgacctttaaaactcctttACAGGTGCTTGCGCAACACAGACATCTACCCTCTGatttggtactcacaccccgaatctttggatgcgtggctttcgttcatctccacaaaaatcaacgtagcaaacttgatccctgtgcgcttcgttgtgtttttgtgggttatgccactcatcagaaaggttaccgctgttatcaccctcctacccaacgaacctatgtcactttggatgtgacttttctggaatctgagctgttctttcatgacccatcatccaattctgcgcttcagggggagatacgaagtgaagaacagaattggagcaacttggcaaacaaagaaattctcccatgtacagaaatgattgatcatcccgagtctggagcacgagattactctctgttgaaaagtgaccaatcgcccattcatagcgatcaattgcctgacccacctgatccatgcgaagatatttctgatctgAGTCCcacacctacagacaatacagaacaacaagatgaagaccccccttctaactcaacagtaccaacagaccaatctcctgagaatatccttgaggtaactactcctactagacttgtgcatttagatgataaaactattggatatcaattacctttcaggcaaaatcgtgggaagccaccaaaccgttattcaccggatattggcaagacatccaagtatccaattgcaaatcatgtatccactgagaagctgtctgaaccactcaaggcttttgtgcatcagttgtctgctatccatattccaaccaaggtctctgaagcattgaaagatcctaagtgggtccaagctataaaagaggagatgaaagctcttgagaaaaatcagacttggacattagagactataccacgaggaaaaaagactatcggatgtagatgggtgtttactataaaacacaatgcagatggatctatcgagcgatacaaggcaagacttgtagcaaaagggtacacacagacctatggtatagactatgaagaaacttttgcaccagttgcaaagttaaacaccgtcagagtcttattgtcccttgcagctaatttggattggccactacaccagtttgatgtaaagaatgcttttctacatggtgaACTCAcagaggaggtgtacatggatattcctcctggatataatactactcagactggaacagtttgcaggttacgaaaagcattgtatggattgaaacagtcaccacgtgcatggtttggacggttcaccatggcaatgaagaacaatggtttcaaacagtgcaactcagatcatactctgttcttgaaacatcaaaaagggaaggtaacagcattaataatctatgttgatgatatgattattactgggaatgataaacaggaaatatcacagctacaagactatctggctacggagtttgagatgaaggatctaggtggactcaagtatttcttgggaattgaggtggctcgatcgcagcaaggcatatttctctctcaaaggaaatatgtcttagacttgttgacagacacaggaatgctagattgtaaacctgcggacactcctattgttcagaatcatcatcttggagaatatccggatcaagttccaactaacaaagaaagataccaaaggttagtgggaagattgatctatttgtcacatactcgaccagacattgcttatgcggtaagcgttgtcagtcaatttatgcactctccaagtgaagaccacatgaatgcagttcttcggatacttagatatttgaagtctgcacctggaaaaggacttatgttctcaaagcatggtcatctaaatattgatggttattcagatgcagattgggcaggtaatgtaacagatagaaaatccacatcgggttacttcacattcgtgggaggtaatttggtgacatggaggagcaagaaacaaaatgtagtagctttatccagtgcagaagccgagttcagaggcatgactaaagggatttgtgaacttctttggttaagaaagttgcttattgaactcgggtataaacctacatccacaatgaatctcttttgtgataacaaggctgctatagccattgcacagaatccggttcagcatgatcgtactaaacatgttgaggtagatcgacacttcatcaaacagaagcttgaggctaaagtgtttcagtttccttttgtgaaatccgaggatcaattggcggatattttgacaaaggcgatttccagtaaagcattccacaattcactgaatcagttgggcattggcgacatctatgcaccaacgtgagggggagtgttggcgtgacttgtggatattgacttactttccttacacaccaagaattcctattataattgtaattgatttactttaattcctgatttcctactgtaaatagatttaggaatttattatttacttgcccattcaggtttcgttgtattataaatatgacctcctacaaggagaagaatacacagaaaattcccacaaacaaatattctctcatagttttcatattttagcatggtatcagagcggcgatcttggaattgctgactctagtttcaaaactCCGCCGCCGCTATGAGGGTTGATGAAGCACAATTTGAATTTAACTAACAAAATCAAAGTACGTTTT
Above is a window of Prunus persica cultivar Lovell chromosome G2, Prunus_persica_NCBIv2, whole genome shotgun sequence DNA encoding:
- the LOC18785944 gene encoding subtilisin-like protease SBT4.3; this encodes MAKHGALVYSYAFPILALAMSLLCTAIDEEDRKVHIVYLGSLPSDELYSPLSHQLGILERVVQGSSAANVLVRSYGRSLNGFAAKLTNREREKLANMKEVVSVFPSTTFQLHTTRSWDFMGFSESISRSKTVESNVVMAVIDSGIWPESNSFKDDGFGPPPKTWKGACQGGQNFTCNNKIIGARFYTSEESARDEIGHGSHTASTAAGNAVKDVSFYGLARGTARGGVPAGRIAAYNVCTNQGCSSVDILAAFDDCVDDGVSLITISIGRTVATSFETDPIAIGAFHAMKKGILTVQSAGNSGPGNGTVSSGAPWILTVAASSIDRKFITKAVLGNETNLVGISVNSFESNESSYPLIYGKNASKQCSEFLAGYCLEGCLDPDLVKEKIVLCDWSGGYVEADRAGAKGAILSNSRDDVASVVPLSATGLNNREYAVAKSYQNSTRNPRAKILKTEIIKDPAAPRVASFSSRGPNRIVPEILKPDITGPGIDIVAAYSPNASISASPYDERRVKYNVLSGTSMSCPHAAGVAAYVKEFHPDWSPAAIKSAIMTTAWPMNDTSTSPGEFAYGSGHLNPVRAINPGLVYEASEEDYIKFLCMMLDEEKIRLISGDKSTCPTGSDKGSPKDLNYPSMAANVTSMKLFTINFHRRVKNVGLANSNYKALISTNSKVDIKVVPEVLSFKTLNEEKNFTVTVDGRDMPEGSHVSASLCWYDGSHNCIVRSPIVISSVSA